One stretch of Chiroxiphia lanceolata isolate bChiLan1 chromosome 1, bChiLan1.pri, whole genome shotgun sequence DNA includes these proteins:
- the PENK gene encoding proenkephalin-A, whose protein sequence is MALLLRLGCSLLALSTCLLPRARADCGRDCAACAYRLGPRSGIHPLACTLECEGKLPSAKAWETCKELLQLAKLDLSEDGNIAPGDKKELDENHLLAKKYGGFMKRYGGFMKKMDELYRAEPEDEANGGEILAKRYGGFMKKDSDDDALANSSDLLKELLGTEDNPEAAHYRDINENDGDVSKRYGGFMRSIKRSPELEDEAKELQKRYGGFMRRVGRPEWWLDYQKRYGGFLKRFADSILPSEEDRETYSKEVPEMEKRYGGFMRF, encoded by the exons ATGGCGTTGCTCCTGAGACTCGGCTGCTCGCTGCTGGCCCTCAGCACCTGCCTGCTTCCGAGGGCGAGGGCCGACTGCGGCCGCGACTGCGCCGCCTGCGCCTACCGCCTGGGACCGCGCTCTGGCATCCACCCCCTG GCATGTACACTAGAATGTGAAGGAAAACTGCCTTCTGCCAAAGCCTGGGAGACCTGCAAGGAGCTCCTGCAACTGGCAAAACTGGATCTTTCTGAGGATGGCAACATTGCTCCAGGAGACAAGAAAGAGCTGGATGAAAACCATTTGCTTGCGAAGAAGTACGGAGGCTTCATGAAAAGATATGGGGGGTTCATGAAGAAAATGGATGAGCTCTATCGGGCAGAACCAGAGGATGAAGCTAACGGAGGAGAAATCCTGGCTAAGAGGTATGGAGGGTTTATGAAGAAAGACTCAGATGATGATGCCCTTGCTAACTCCTCTGATCTGCTGAAGGAGCTTCTAGGAACAGAGGATAACCCTGAAGCAGCACATTATCGAGACATAAATGAAAACGACGGGGATGTCAGCAAAAGGTATGGAGGCTTCATGAGAAGCATTAAGCGCAGCCCTGAATTGGAAGACGAAGCCAAAGAGCTGCAAAAGAGATATGGTGGTTTCATGAGAAGAGTGGGCAGGCCAGAATGGTGGCTGGATTACCAGAAACGATATGGTGGGTTTCTTAAGCGCTTCGCCGACTCCATTCTCCCTTCAGAAGAAGATAGGGAAACTTATTCCAAAGAAGTCccagagatggaaaagagatATGGTGGATTTATGAGATTTTAA